The Ziziphus jujuba cultivar Dongzao chromosome 12, ASM3175591v1 sequence AATTGTTTCTGAAGGTTATCAAAAGATGGCAGAATCTAAACCAGGTTTGAGGAAACCGGTATTCACTAAGGTTGACCAACTCCGACCTGGCACCAGTGGGCACACTCTCACAGTAAAGGTTGTTAGTACTAAGATGGTTTTGCAGAAGGGCCGAGCTGATGGTCCTCAAGTGCGCCAAATGCGAATTGCTGAATGCTTAGTAGGAGATGAGACAGGAATGATTATCTTCACAGCTAGAAATGACCAAGGTGTGTGGATGTGGTTGATACTATTGATTTTAAAGCTTACACTATACTTTCATGttcttttaacatcaaatatgAATGgaaacattattaattattatttgtggTTTTGTTCCTTGTTTTATCTGTTATATTGGTACATCACTATGGCATTTTGTGCTTAAGGTCTGAATTTTTGGTCCTTCAGATTATGGATCCTACAAATAGTCCTGCACTTTTAATTCTGTATTCTTGTTTTTGcacttttttaatttgatgCGAATGTCCTTACTGCTTTTGTAACTATATTTCCAGTCATAAGCAGTTGTGTAGAGAATGTTTGGTTATGCATGTGAATGAATTTGAATCTGTGCAATAAATGTATCGTGTAGTTGACGCAATGTTCTCGTGGAGATTGGTGTCTGCATCTGCTGGTATTCAAGATGATAAGCATAGCTGCTGTGTTTCCATTTGATTCTGCTGATTAATGGACAGGaactattaatttaaatagtCGATGCTTAGGAATATGACTAGCTTCTTAAGGATTTTGCTTCCTGAaaagtgttttatttttctttgatgatGAGTTTTGCTTGGATACTTAATTAATTTAGCTTCTGCCTCATTACAAAatggttttaatttttcttttgtttttcttttccccccttcttgttcttctctctctctctctcttcttttgaAATCATCAATTAGTCATGTTATTGTTGACTTGTCTTCATACTTGCAtgtaattcctttattttcctATCACATATTGTAGTCTAAGTTTATTTTAGTGTGTCTCAGTACTTTTTGTCATTCTGGTTCCTTTTTCTTGTCGTGTGAGATGTGGGTTTCATTccagagttttttatttttattttttattgtttgggtcttgtttttgtttttctccttTTGTAATGCATAAACGAAAGGGTGTAGTCAAATCTGGGCCAATAGTGTAGGCGACTGAAAAAGGTTTTTGGTGTTGGCTTCCTATTTACATTTTCTGGTTAAGCTATTTTTGTGTTACCTGTATTTTTACGCTGATACTTCCAATAATATCATTTTGCTTAGGGTAGGATCCCAAAATTTTGTGAGCATGTCATAGTATTTTTCACTTAAGTTATCCGAAATTGGATTTAGGATGTGGACAAGAGGATGGGTAGCAAAAATTCTATGAAGTGGAAGATTGGGAGGTCCTttataaaagtattttaaatatttgtagtAATTAATATGAATTCTTAGATGTTAGGAGGGCTAGCAGCAATGCTTTTTGATAtgcaatttttctattttggaatCTGGAATGCCATTTACTTATGGTTCTGAGGTCTTGTAGAATGTAAATTATTGTGATAAattgatttgtattttttcCAGTGATTTAATGGTTTGCTTTATATATGCCGCAGTCTGCACCATCTgatatttatttgctttctttatatatttggaGTCTTTTTCACTTGTATGTTGTCTATGAAGGTGAGCATtggggttttgttttttcatcaaCAAGTCAAAACCTTAAATCTTGAtttagtttgttttattttgtggaaGCTGATATATGTAGCAAGTGAATTTCTATGTACCAAATATATGCAGTTATTACTTGTCTTAGTAATTATGTTATTTTGTTCTGGTTGAGAGCATAAGTTCACAGGTCGGGGTTGAgtatagttattatttattgcaAGGCAAATAAGTTACATAAATAGAAGAAGTCGGTATTTTTCCtgtgtaattatttattaaacacatgaaattatttttcttttacggAATATACAGAATTTGGCCATTAACATGAATAATGTGAAAAGACGTATGTCTTTATCTAAGTTGTGCATGATCTTCTGGCCTAACATGGCTAAGCATGATCTTACATCAGAATCTTGCCCAGTGTATACACTTGTTTATGCCTTCTAGTTCTAGAATCGTTGGTTTAATGGAGCTTCAAATGTTGTAGCTTCCCAATATATGTTTGATGAATTTCCTCattcatatttggtttggtatGATGTTGTTTAGTGGACTTGATGAAAGAGGGAAGTACTGTTGTCCTGCGGAATGCTAAAATCGATATGTTCAAAGGATCAATGAGGCTTGCTGTGGACAAATGGGGCCGTGTAGAAGTCACGGAACCTGCTGATTTCACTGTGAAAGAAGATAACAACCTGTCACTGATTGAATATGAACTTGTGAACGTAGTTGAAGAGTGACATTTCGGGGATGTTATTCACTCTACGTTGcctcgaaaaaaaaaataaaaaataaaaagaaatccaaCCAAGAAGTACTGTTCTCTAAGGGGCATCTGATATCCAAAACGTTCGTGAAAGTTTTACTTGTAGGAAGAAGAAATCTAGAAGCTAGTAGTACCCAAGTTGCCTGTTACCTTGCCGTGCAGCAAAAATGGTGGCTCTCTATGTTGAACCTCCAAACAAAGAAGATGGTGATGGTTTAGTTGATTGAGGGAGAGCTGGCTTTTTTGATTTGGCCTTTTTCTgcttattatctatttatttttggatggcATATACAAAGATATACTATGAAATGTATGTCTCTCTATACTTTGTATAATTCGGTATGATTTTGCGTGCTGCTTAATATTTGCATATCAAGTTTATCGTATATGTCTACATTTGTACATCAGAATGCCTTGGTTTCTTGGGAAAGTTCTTGAAAGTTGTGGCATTTTGCTCGTTTTCCCTCTTATGTTAATTTTAGTTTATCAATCCCATAAACTAAATGAATTTTCTGTTACTTTAGTACATAGTCATGGTCAGGACCGGTTAAAGAAAAGGGtaccaaatgaaaaatgaagattTCATACGAAAACAGGGTAAGTTTATTTAACCCTCCAAGCTATTGGCGTTTTGcaatttgacaaataaatttaatggaaATAACTAGAAGTGTAATGATTTATGTATTtctgtttaaaaaattttatatgatattgtttgtgtgtgtatggctaattttgttaaatttattacagATAATGTATTCTTAGATTAAGCTTGGAAGAAAGACTAATTTatgactttaaaaaaataaaatttggagtGAAGTGTAAGGGTAGAATATGGTCCCCAACAATAATTCTCGAAAATCTAAACCTTTCAATGAAACATTTTCAGCAAGCAATTTTGTTAACTACagctttcttcttcacaaaaagataattttaattcAGGCGAAAGTCCAAAGTTTTTAACCAAGATTCTTGGTGGAATTCTTTGGCTCTTCCGTTTGGGATGAATACAAGAATTTATACAACGTGGTGAGAGAGAAATGAGTAGGTAGATCACACAGTTCTGGTTTTACTtgattaaaaaatggaaaattttgtttgtggTTCTTGGAATGAGAGTTGTTAGGTTTGTTTATAGATTTCCATTgcaagacaaaaacaaaaaccaaaaccaaaacccaatgtaaaagaaaaaaaacaaaacagataTAGGTTATCCATGAGCAAGAGAAGTGTACCTACTCTTGCAgtcagtgtttttttttttttttttttttttttttgcttgaacttGCAGTCAGTGGTTTAATTATGCAGAAATAGGATTACAAATAAGTGGAATGTGTTGCATCGCTGGAGCACCATCAGGCCCTactcatatatacatattccaTGCCATCATCTTTGTCTTTGCACAACTAGGACTCCACCTCCATTCATTATCATGTACCCCTTCAAAACTAGTGATATATAGGACCACCCCACATGCCAAAGTAatggaatattttaaaaaccctaaaataaaaagcataaattctataataagcttaccaaaaagaaaattttgaaaaataaaaatccaagcaTACATGGCAATTACGTTTGACAGACGTCACAACAGCGTATGCCTCATTTTGTAATGCTTTAGAGCTAGATTATGACTTATCACCTTCTTCTATTCTTTTTTCATTGATTGTATATAGatccttttcttcctcttttagtgcctttttatttttttattttttttcccttctttttttcttttccctcgtTGAAATGAAGTGAAAATTTATGCTTTGCTTGGTCTTGGTGGGTATTCATGATTATGTTGTGGATGCTCAACTTGGTCATAAGTTTTCTTTAGACCAAACTCATCTTATTGGTGGCCTTTttgtatccattttttttttctttttttatctgtcATTCTTTAATATTCATTACTGCAAGTCTAATAGATATTGATAAAGAACGAGAAGTattaaacaaattgcaaaatcaGTTCTTTTTCAAGAGTATTTTTAATCCACAACCTATATCTAGGATTGTATATAGGTATATAAATTAAACTATCCTATTCATGAAGACcccatttttatttcatttaaaattttccttCTATTGAGttgaaaaacaatatatttcaaatatgctATTCCTCTTTTTGCATTCTGACATATTTGAAATTTCAacaatcttttttatatatgctTTTGAAAAAAGATATACACAATCTTGAGAAGCCACTTGTCAGTCTGCtttaataattatctttttttttttttttctttcttttctttttggggtaAATACTGCTTTAATAATTATCTATTCTGGTGTGAGGTTGCTGAGTTTATGTTGGGAATATTTTGGAAAATGGAGGGCTCATTTTAACAGCTCAgctctttaatttcaaaatgcAGAATTGGCGGGTTAAACTTGATGATTGGTTGAAGGGCCTTAAGACTAGAAGAACTTCCAACTTGGTCTTTTTTTAAGACATTGCATTAGTTAAGCTTGATTGCACCATATGAACTGGCtcataattactttaaaaaaatggtCAATTTTGTATATCCTTGATACATAGGCTGTACAGCTTTGAAACATGGAAAAcaggattttataattttattctaagaAAGGAGGCTGATCTTTCTCTTTTCACTCTAAGCTGTCGAGTCTCTGTGTCTCTAAGACTATGGACCTATTATCTAGAACAAAGGAGAACAGTCTTAACTGAGATACTCTGTTTCAATggatataataaagaatatatgTAAGCGCAAGTCGTTGTAGTAGGTAGAATCTTTCTAAATATAAGTGTAAACCTGATCTAAATTAGTGGAAGTAGTTGTCGATTTTGCTCAAAATGGGGTTGACATGTGGGGGCACATGAAGGAGCTTAAGGCTTAAAAGAAGCTAATGGAAATTTTCTAGATCCAAATCAAGAAGATAAGGACTCTTATTGATTCACAGATTATACAATTGAGCTATTATTTTTccacaggaaaaaaaaagaaaagaaaatacccATTTGAATATTGATCATTGTCTTCTTTGCTAATAAATCAACAaccaaaaatatcttttaatcaTTCATTCCATTACtgcataaaaataatgaaacatCCCAGATTCAAATTCAAGatcattgattaaaaaaatagtgaCAAATATCACTCGACTGTACCGAGGAGACATTATGTTAATATACTTAAtgaaaattagcaaccaaagtctatatgatttaaaatcaataaacatTAGTCAACCCACATGAAGGAAAACTAATTATGCAGTCCCTTGTCCTTTCTCATCTGTTTTGTGGATTCAACATTAGCCGTCGCTAGCTATAAGCCTAGAAAGCTTAGTTCCATATGTGTTTTCTTGGATTTGGAGCTTATCAGGCTTCAGAGGGATAAAcaaatagagattttttttctcttttgttttctttgtaaaattaaCTTAGAGGAATTTGATATGAACACGAATGCTATCCTCtctatataaagaaaaatgtgagtGTTATTTTGGGTCAGCTGGTATTATGCCCACAAATTGAAAAGgcctttttttttcactatttcAGAAAGCCACTGATTATAGGATTCTCTATACATATGTTAATATACTTAAtgaaaattagcaaccaaagtctatatgatttaaaatcaataaacatTAGTCAACCCACACGAAGGAAAACCTTTTGGAAATTCACATGAAGGAAAACTAATTATGCAGTCCCTTGTCCTTTCTCATCTGTTTTGTGGATTCAATATTAGCCGTTGCTAGCTATAAGCCTAGAAAGCTAAGTTCCATATGTGTTTTCTTGGATTTGGAGCTTATCAGGCTTCAGAGAgataaacaaatagaaattttttttctcttttgttttctttgtaaaaATAACTTAGTGGAATTTGATATGAACACGAATGTTATCCACtctatataaagaaaaatgtgagtTTATTTTGGGTCAGCTGGTATTATGCCCAGAAATTGaaaaggccttttttttttcactatttcAGAAAGCCACTGATTATAGGATTCTCTATGAGCATCTAATCTAACCGAAGAATCGGTTTCTCCTTTTTTCAAATTGCAgctgattttcatttttttagcaATTGGCCCAGACGAAGACAAGAGAGAATGAGGGAGAACCAGCGTGTGAGATATTGATATGCAGCAAACACACTAGTGCTGAATATATAATACATTTTCAGTactcataaataataataaaaatgaactatatatatatatatatatatatataagtaaaaccATTTTAGAGAGAAACAGATGGAGAGAGAGATTCAACGCGGTTTGAATCTTTGAGgaggaggacaagaaaaaaaaatagacttAATTATATACTTTTAATATGTATAACGCGGAAACAGTAATGCCAGAAATTGTTATCTATAGAGGATTTCCACCACAGCCAAGATCAATCTCCCTTTTGTTGTTTtctgtaattatatatattcttctatatatacaaattttttatttacagtgACCAAGTTCGTACAATATTGATGTGTGTATATACGATTTTTCTTACGGGTTGCCTAGTTATGCTAATAGTTGTATGTATTAGAACTCAGCAGTGTAAATGGTAAAACGGTCAACATAAATTACGCAACATCATTCATCAACATCATTCACCGTAACAAAGTTGTATGTATATTAAATTGGTTTTgcgataaaaattatatattttttccgcGTTTCTCACACCATAAACAGATACCAACTTTGTTTATTGTAGTTATAAAATTGTTGTCATTCATTTAAtcgttttcaatatatattatatatatatataaattatatatttttttcgcGTTTCTCATCCCACAAACAGATACCAACTTTGCTTATTGTAGTTATAAAATTGTTGTCATTAATTTTAtcgttttcaatatatatatatatatatatagaaaaattctaTGATCCAGACGATCCATATGCGGACCACATCAAAACcgatattttttgaaacaaaatatcAGCTTTGCTTTATGTATGTGTATACAATATACACAAtaaaaatggtatttttttttttaaaaaaacaccaaaatacaTCGATTTTGATATGATCCACACCATAgaatactttatatatatatatatttatatatggagattatatatctatatgaaaaatttattatatagatatttatactataaaaatttatatctgtatttatacaattttatagTATGAATATCTCCActataaaatctataaaaaaaactatatgtatatatataaatatatgtattgtttttgttttaaaaaaaacagtTCAATATGAAAGGATATGCCAAGTGCATAAGGCATGGATAGAGAAATACTATACATATATGATGCGAGAATGATTGGTGTCTGGGGTAATTTAAATGAAATCAACAACTTTATACCTAACCTGACTTAAGCTACTCAACGAATTAGGACTCCGGGAAGATTATACATAGAAAATTGATATGGTATGTATTCATGAAAATCATTTGGAGTGAGTATATCGGCTatcagagaaagaaaaaaaaaaaaaaatcaattaacatttgaaaatttttccatCAACTAGGTGGAAATGTTACAGTCCATATCATGTTATCTCTAATAAACTATTGgtaaatatatatgcaaatgtATGTGTAATGGTTTAACTATCTTCATAAGATTTTAGattgtttcaaaatttaaaaatgtatttgtggTTCCTCACATCTGCAGaggatttaatttatttgaacaaaattttaacattttattaaatCTAAATGGAActaataatacatttttaaaatcatcatattgatataatataaatttgactatatatataatattttcatattttaatggcAACACAATTATGGATGGGTTTCCTTAACTAGGAAAACATATGTGGTCATCGTAACTCTTTTAATctttaaaagagagagagagagattgctcaatttgaaaggatttttttGGTATGCTTGGGAAGTTTATAACATATTCAAAATTAAGGTAAATAAATGCAGCTGTACCATTTGCCTATATatgaataagaaaacaaaatgatctacaagaataaaaatcaaaatcacaGGTATTGAACATGTAAATTAAAAGTAAAGCACTAGAAAGCAACTCTCCAATTGATAACAATTTTttgtcacacacacacacacacacagtgATGAGTCAATTAATTGATAACAATTTTttgtcacacacacacacacacagacacacacagaCAGAGATATATATGCATAGGTTGGTCATGATCAAAGGTGAATtcaattgaaacaaaataatatgcCTGCGCCATAACCATCCTAACCCATGTTCCAACCAATGTACCGCCACATTTAATGGATTTAttgattttgtcattttttttttctccgttctgcaaaaatattaaagagCATTGAATATTGACCTGAAAAGAAAGGATGTGATTGGGTTTATCCGTATCAAACCAACAGGTCaagataaatgaataattaataaatcagAATTTGTTAGGATTTTGAagattggattattaattttttctattaacCCCgcaacaaaagtaaaaaaaaggaaattgtagatataataactaaaaaaaccCCATGATGAACAAGTTGACACTCATAAATAATCTTTTTGaactattaaaataacaaaaaaaaaaaaaaaaaggcccaagAACTATGATAATGTATAACACATTGCTCCTTCAAACCAATTGTATACTAAAACTTATTTTAATATGccataaatacttttttttcatattcactatactatttttcaaataatttaatccaaACTTCTTTTTACCGTCAAAATATTAGGATTAAACTTTtttatagtaaaaataataaaaataacattttgttttaaaaaatattttattcagaaaatattaaaagtaatattttgttaaaaaaatattaaaaataatattttcttcaaaaatattacaaaaaacattttcttaaaaataatattttcttcaaaaaatatttaacgttaatattaattaattgaatttattctttatggaaatattaaatagttttaaattttaaaatttttatagactTTGTTGTTAGGATAAATTTGTCTTGATATACACCTTTTCTTTAAGTTGTAAATTTATAATAGTTTgaagtttctttttttcccccataaTATTAGGACATTATCTGTAAGTGTCCAGAGGGGTTTTGTAACTTAAATGAAGCAGTTTGCATTATCATTTGGGGCATGCAATGAAATGAACATATGTGAGCTatcttctattttctttctactttcttAATGAAGAAAGTAGGTCAAATAAATGTGATGGACACAACTACTTAAGCGTTATGGGCGGAAAATCAATCATGAAAGTGATGAACTTGGATTAGCcattctttttgaattttgggttgCAATACTTTGAAAAAATATTGGAGTACTGACAAAGTTTTCAATATAATTGACAAAAGGTGAAGTTTTTTGTGGTccagtaattttttatttttatttttttgaatttagtgATCGTGCATCCCTAAAAtgattaagggaaaaaaataaagaaaaaaaagaaagaaaaacctgCAAAAAGCAGTTTTTctatatcaaatttgataagAAATTAAACATTGGAAATTCTATGATGAGGACGGTTCGTATGAAGattgcagtattagtgacggtttttcatagtattaacgacggtttcttaaaaaattgtcaccaatactatgaaaaaccgtcaccaatactgtagtCCGCATGAACACCATCTACACCATAGACGAACtgattaaacatatatatatatatatatgtacctgGCTACCAGTGCTTTCACTTTTCAGCTATGAATGCTTTTTAACTTTGTTCAATctgtcttatatatattttgattaaattcTCATTTGTCCAAAAGGGATTTAATCCAAAGATGTAAATTCCCTTGAAATACTAATGGAGGAAAAATGATGGACCAGTCATCCTATATACATTTCAAATTCACATACGACTGCATGTATA is a genomic window containing:
- the LOC107428632 gene encoding uncharacterized protein At4g28440 yields the protein MAESKPGLRKPVFTKVDQLRPGTSGHTLTVKVVSTKMVLQKGRADGPQVRQMRIAECLVGDETGMIIFTARNDQVDLMKEGSTVVLRNAKIDMFKGSMRLAVDKWGRVEVTEPADFTVKEDNNLSLIEYELVNVVEE